In the Salvia miltiorrhiza cultivar Shanhuang (shh) chromosome 8, IMPLAD_Smil_shh, whole genome shotgun sequence genome, TTGCAGTTGCCTAAATATTTGGATCCTTGACAGAATTACAGCATGCTTTTGACTGCTTCATTTGATCATCTATGGCTTATATCCTGGGTTTGAAAAAGCGCGCCTAGGCGCGCCTAGGCGCGCGCCTTAAGCGAGGCGCAGGGTGGGGGGGTTTTTTTAGGCAAGGCGCTGGAGCCTACAAGAGGCGCAGCAGAGGCGCAATAAGGCGCGAAAGGCGCGCCTAGGCGCAGTTTTACTAAGGCGCCGCCTTATGTAGAATTAGGGTTAGGTACAAATTGTGGGACCCGTTCAAGCAGCCTAATTAAAAGGCAGCTGCAACTTTTTAAATGATGGGACCCAGCCGCAAATTTAACTATGCCATTAAGTAATACTATATGGAGTGGAggtaatttattattaatttattacccATTTAGCcacatatattattaatttattacccCATTCAGCCACAACTTTTAATAAAAAGGGGCCAGCTGCAACTTGTACACAAATACACAAAGTATTTGCCTCTTAAGTAATATATGGAGGTATAAACccataatgtatatatatatattttttatatggtGTTATTTATTGTTCTAAATTaagtatttgtattttttatgtatttgtgttttaagtatgtattttaagtagaaaatatattatagataaatatattagaatttttatattttaggtgCGCCTCGCCTACGAAAAGCCCGCGCCTGAGCTTAAAGCCCTGCGCCTAGGCTCCGGGGCATGTTTGCGCCTCGTGCGCCTTGGGCTTTTTTAAACCCAGCTTATATCTAATATGCTTCCATCCATCTACCACAACGTGATTTCTAAATGAGGTTCTCTAAATCTTCACGGGTCTGAAAAAGGTGGTTGTTGGTTGTGCATCTATGACAAATCTAATAGTGTCATCTTGGTTGTGGAATTGGAAATGTGGTTTGGTGTTTGATGAAACCTTGCTGTTGTATTTTGCCGTGGATTGAATAACTACTACCAGtttaaaaagaatatatatccAATGTTCATAAAGATGCTATTGTTTCTGCAGTTTGCGACATGACAGGCCCTTCACGGTTTCAATGGCTAATGCTGGGCCGAACACCAATGGCTCCCAATTTTTCATTACCACTGTTGCCACTCCATGGTTGGACAACAAACACACTGTTTTTGGTAGAGTGGTTAAAGGAATGGATGTTGTACAGGTACCACTAAGTTATCAGAATATTACCTCGTCTTTCTTTAAACAGTTCTGCTATTTTGCAACTCTTATGTGCATCGTAAGTGCAACAAAATGTTGAGTATCAAGTTAGATAAGCCTGCTGATGTGATAACTTTCAAACTTTCAAATTGTTAATACATAGATTGAATAGGCCTACTCATGGCATCTTAGAGGATTGAAAGCATTTCTCTCAGTTTCCATTTCGCTATTTAAGGGTATGCATATACCGTGAAATTGTGTTTTCCTAAATTTGAATTGGTAATGCTATATTAATAGCTCTCATATTTTACAGTTATATTATTGTTGAGTACTATAATTTTAAGGTGCAATTGAATCAATGCAATTTTGTTATCCGAtgtttaataaatatatacatatgtaaatatttatatttctttcctttttttcgtTCAGTTATGTTTTCTAAAATTTTGGTTGAAAGCTCACTAGTCTTTGACTTAAACAGGGTATAGAGAAAGTGAAGACAGACAAGGCAGACAAGCCATATCAAGATGTGAAAATCTTGAACGTGACTATCCCGAACTGAAACATTTGGATCATCTAATCCATGAAGATGTGTGAGGCTCTTCTCTTACCAAATGTTTCTATATTTACAGATATCGCTCTTTTCATCTTCATTAACCTTAGTAGTAACTATAAGCATTGGTTGTACGACGATTGTGTTATTGCTGCTGTCAATTATGAGAAGTAATGCAGACTTGGATTATCTTCAGAAGTTTGTCGAGGCTTATGCATGTGTAGAGGCAGAAGGGTGAGGACCAGTTTGGTCTTAACGCGAAAGCTAATTGATTTATAGAGGCAAGAAACACAGTGTTGTGTAATAGATAGCAGTTTTTCCATCGTCGGTTTCTGGAGTATGAAGCAAGCGTACATTATCAGTGGGTGTTTTGACTCGTTTAACGTTGAGATAATGTTTCGTGCAACACCAAATTTTGACTTTGAATGTAtcatatatttgtatttatcttAGGTGCCATATAGACTAGACACACGACATAATACTTGCTCAAAGACAACTATATTAGGAAAATGTAAAATTctatattatattatgggaaaaggtgcagatccacccttATAGTGGTAGCCCTTATAGTGTATAGCTCTCCTTACTCACTATGTGTGCAAATAGGCTCCCGAAGTCTTAAAAATCGTTGAAATACACCCTTTTGACTAACAGACGTTTTTCTTTTGTTagtcaactttttttttaatttttttaattaaaatgtgggacccACGCGCTGCAGCGGCCGTCGGTGATACCACTCACCGAAATCCAACGAGCACAACGTCGCCGCCTCCGGCAGAGACACGGCCGCCAGCCACGCCTccatctcctctctctctttcgaaGTTCCACCTAAACCCAAGTCCCCATCCACTGACTCTATATCGACGAACGCGTCGCCTCCGGTCTCCCTCTTGGCGATggcgaggcgccgccgcctccggccCCCCCCTTTCTCTCGTATCTCCGACCGCCACTGTTGCTCTTCCGACGTAGAGCCAACGATTGGCCATTTCCCTCGCCCCTTGCCTTTACAAGTAGAGCGTGCCTAAACGGGTCAGATTACTAAAGCCTGGGAAATCAGCCTAGAGGACAAGCTAAATTCACCCGCACTAGCGAAGTGAGAGAAAATAGGGTTTCAGGGACTTGGCTGGTGAAGAAATTGTGCTTTAAATAGAGATTGCGGAGAGAGGTGAGGAAAGTGAAGAGGTCCGACGACAGCGGCCCGGAGAGGGCGTTGTTGTGGAGGCTGAACGTCTGCAGATTGGTCATGTTTCGTAGCTCGCTGAAAAGCCCCATTCCGGGGGAGTGGAGCTCCACGATAGAGGAATTGACGGGCGAGCAGTTGACTCCAGACTAGGCGTAGGGGGTGGGGTTCGAGAGGTTCGAGAGGAGGACACGGCCCCCCACGGCGGAGTGAAGGACCACGACGGCGGCGCACGGGCGCGAGCcccatattttaattaaaaaataaaaaaaaggttgACTAACGGAAGTAAAACTTTACTTCCGGTAGTCAAAAGGGTGTATTTGAGCGATTTTTAAGACTTTGGGAGTCTATTTGCACACAGTGAGTAAAGCGAGCTATACGCTATAAAGGCTACCACTAGAAGGGTTCCCTTATATTATCTCTAATAGTAGAGCCCTAATTCTATTTCCCTTATATAATCTCTAATAGTAGAGCCCCAATTCTGTTCATGTTATGGTCTAGGTCTAAAATGCGAGTGACATCcataattttgggggaaatCTTAGCACTTTTTTGCATATCCAGCCTACATTTATGTAGGTAAGTCGCAAATGCAATATAGAATATTAGACATTACTTCAAATTTCTGAGCTTCCAGAGTTCTACATTAAAACAACGAATCAATTAAGAGGAGGCTCATATACTTCGTAAACTACACTAGTTAGCTTTTGATTTTGAACCTTTTGGGAAAGTCCATATCAGTTTCAAATTGGAGTTGACAGTAAACCCCAAAAAAATACCCcgcaacaaaataaaaactaagaAACAGTTTGATTTATTATTTAGAAAAAAACAACTACTAAGAAATAACGAGAAAATTAGCAACAAAGTAATCAATCCTACACGTTTAAGATTCCATTTGACCATTCAATCAATTATTCCAAGGTAAGGGCTGTTGCAGTTCTGAGGTTCACCAATGAGaactatcttttcttttttaatgcAAAActaacatatatcaaaataagACTTTTCTAAAGGAAAAACAATCTTGCAAAAACATAGGAGCTAATCAAGAAGTAGAGGTACATTAATCCAACACAAcatgaaattcaaaattgagAGTATTATATCTTCATTGTGCAACTGGACTCATTCAAGCAACAAATTCTTCTCCAACTAAAAACTAAGTCAAAATCATAAAAAGAGAATTCTCTACTACGACAAAGATAGACAGTTGCCATTGCAAATGTTTTGCAAATTTCTTAGTCGAAGAGACCAAAACCCATATCCTGCAAAAGAAATAGATATTATTAGTCCAGGAGGTAAACCTCTCAGAACATTGCAAACATGAATACTATATGCATCAAGAAAGTTGGAAAAGTATTCAAGTTTTGCCAGCTTACATCATCGGATTCCTCCTTCTCTTCCACTTTCTCTTCTTTCTTTGCCTCGGCAGCTGCAGCAGGTGCagcaccaccacctccaccagAAGGTGCGGAGACAGCAACTGCACCACCTCCAGCAGGTACGGAAGCCAATTTCTCCCTTCCAGCAGCAATCAACTCAGTAATATCTTTGCCGGCAACTTGAGACAAAAGCAATTCGACTCTTTCCTGATCGACCTCAGCTCCAACTGAAACACAAATAGTCTTAGAGAACAACATCTACAACACTgaggcccaaaaaaaaaaaaaaaacttctttgACAATAAACAGCCTAgataaaaagaaatgaaaagatAACCAAAGAGGACATAACTCAAGTTACTGTCATTCAAAAATGCAAT is a window encoding:
- the LOC131000188 gene encoding 60S acidic ribosomal protein P2A isoform X2 translates to MKVVAAYLLAVLGGNASPSADDISDILCSVGAEVDQERVELLLSQVAGKDITELIAAGREKLASVPAGGGAVAVSAPSGGGGGAAPAAAAEAKKEEKVEEKEESDDDMGFGLFD
- the LOC131000188 gene encoding 60S acidic ribosomal protein P2A isoform X1, producing the protein MKVVAAYLLAVLGGNASPSADDISDILCSVGAEVDQERVELLLSQVAGKDITELIAAGREKLASVPAGGGAVAVSAPSGGGGGAAPAAAAEAKKEEKVEEKEESDDVSWQNLNTFPTFLMHIVFMFAMF